The DNA window CTTTTGATGCTGCGGCCGGATGCGGAGCACGACTCCGTCAGGCGCGCGAAGCGGCCGGACTGTCCCTCGAAGCGGTGGGGAAAGACCTGCGCATGCCGGTCCAGGTGGTGAAGTCGCTCGAAGCCGAGCAGTGGGATCGCTTGGGGGCCCCGGTCTTCGTGCGCGGCCAGCTGCGCAGCTACGCCCGCCTGCTCAGGGTTGACCTCGGCGACGCACTGGAACAGGCCCACATCGGTCCGGTGGTGCCGCCGCAGCTGGTCAGCCACACCCACACCCCGCGTGCGCGCCGCATCGCCGAAAGCCTGGGCCGCCGCGCCCTCTATGTCGGTATTACCGCCGTGCTGGCGGTGCCCGTGTGGTTCGCCACCCGCGGCCACTTCGACACCGGCAGCAGCACCCCGAACACCGCGTCGCTGGACGTGATTCCAGCGGCGGTTCCCGTGACCGGTGGCAACGAGCCTGCCAACCCGGCCACCGCGGCTCCGGCAACGGCCGCCCCGGCGTCGCAGCCATCTGCGCCGTACCTGGCCTCGCTGACCCCGGTGCCGCGTCCGGCCGCCAGTGCTGCCACGCCTGCCGCCACGGGCGGCACCCTCAGCCTGCAGTTCAAGGGCGACAGCTGGGTGGACATCTCCGGTCCGGACGGTGCCACGGTGGAAAAGGCGCTGATCAAATCCGGTGAGTCGCGCAGCTTCAGTCCCGGCCAGGTGGCGCGCATGGTGCTGGGCAACGCGTCGGCGGTCGAGGTTCAGCAGGGCGGCGCTATCGTCGACCTTTCGCCGTACCAGCGAGCCAACGTGGCACGCTTTACGGTATCCTCTGACGGCTCCGTGGCTCCGGTTTCACACTGAGCTGCGATTTCCAATTCAATTCAAATGGTCCCTCCTGACGGGCAGGGGCGAGAGTACGCATGGCGATCGACGACCTGCTCGACGAGCACGAACAAAGTGAACGCGTCCGCGGCTGGCTGCGGAAGAATGGTGTGAGCATCATTGCCGGTGTGGCCATTGCCATTGGCGGCATTGCCGGCTGGCAGTGGTGGCAGAAGCAGCAGGGCAACGAGCTGGCCAATGCCAATGTGCAGTAC is part of the Stenotrophomonas oahuensis genome and encodes:
- a CDS encoding helix-turn-helix domain-containing protein, translated to MIDDQTVNAFDAAAGCGARLRQAREAAGLSLEAVGKDLRMPVQVVKSLEAEQWDRLGAPVFVRGQLRSYARLLRVDLGDALEQAHIGPVVPPQLVSHTHTPRARRIAESLGRRALYVGITAVLAVPVWFATRGHFDTGSSTPNTASLDVIPAAVPVTGGNEPANPATAAPATAAPASQPSAPYLASLTPVPRPAASAATPAATGGTLSLQFKGDSWVDISGPDGATVEKALIKSGESRSFSPGQVARMVLGNASAVEVQQGGAIVDLSPYQRANVARFTVSSDGSVAPVSH